One Paraburkholderia dioscoreae DNA segment encodes these proteins:
- a CDS encoding branched-chain amino acid ABC transporter substrate-binding protein: MKKPLLASGIPCLLTFAFSASASADTAVKIGHVAPLTGAIAHLGKDNENGARLAIEEINAKGLRINGETVRLELDPQDDAADPRTATQVAQRLVDDRVVAVVGHMNSGTSIPASKIYSDANIVQISPSATNPTYTLQGFKTTYRMVATDAQQGPALAAYARNKLKVSTVAIVDDSTAYGQGLANEFEKAAKAAGMTVLSHDATNDKAIDFRAILTKIKGENPDAVMYGGMDATGGPFTKQAKDLSVRAKVLGGDGLCSEKLADLAGAAVNNVICSEAGTALESMPGGSAFQAKFQKRFGQPIQLYAPFTYDAVYIIVDAMKRANSVDAAKIVAAMPSVVYRGVVGETSFDSRGDLKHGVISLYGYKDSKRSLIEAERM, translated from the coding sequence ATGAAAAAGCCTTTACTGGCATCGGGCATCCCCTGCCTGCTCACTTTTGCCTTCTCAGCCTCCGCTAGCGCGGACACCGCCGTCAAGATCGGACACGTTGCCCCGCTCACCGGTGCCATCGCTCATCTTGGAAAAGACAATGAAAATGGCGCGCGCCTCGCCATCGAAGAGATCAACGCGAAGGGGCTGCGTATCAACGGCGAGACTGTCCGTCTTGAGCTGGATCCGCAAGACGATGCAGCCGATCCGCGTACCGCAACACAGGTTGCCCAGCGACTCGTGGACGATCGCGTTGTCGCCGTTGTCGGCCACATGAACTCCGGCACTTCGATCCCGGCTTCGAAGATCTACAGCGACGCAAATATTGTCCAGATCTCGCCGTCGGCAACCAATCCGACTTACACGCTCCAGGGTTTCAAAACGACTTATCGGATGGTGGCTACTGACGCGCAGCAAGGTCCGGCGCTCGCAGCGTACGCCCGCAACAAACTGAAGGTTTCAACGGTGGCGATCGTTGACGACAGCACCGCTTACGGTCAAGGTCTTGCGAACGAATTCGAAAAGGCCGCAAAGGCCGCCGGTATGACGGTCCTGTCGCATGACGCCACAAACGACAAAGCGATCGACTTCCGGGCAATCCTGACAAAAATCAAGGGCGAAAACCCGGATGCCGTGATGTACGGCGGCATGGACGCGACTGGCGGTCCATTTACAAAACAGGCGAAGGACTTGAGCGTGCGGGCCAAAGTGCTCGGCGGCGACGGCCTTTGTAGCGAGAAACTCGCCGATCTCGCCGGTGCCGCGGTCAATAACGTGATCTGTTCGGAAGCCGGCACCGCCCTCGAGAGTATGCCGGGCGGCAGCGCGTTCCAGGCGAAGTTCCAGAAGCGCTTCGGCCAGCCTATTCAGCTATACGCCCCGTTTACTTACGACGCCGTCTACATCATCGTCGACGCAATGAAGCGTGCCAACTCCGTTGATGCGGCCAAAATCGTTGCAGCGATGCCGTCAGTCGTCTATCGCGGAGTCGTAGGGGAAACCAGCTTCGACTCAAGGGGCGATCTGAAACATGGCGTGATATCTCTTTACGGTTATAAGGACAGCAAGCGGTCCCTTATTGAAGCCGAAAGGATGTAA
- a CDS encoding maleate cis-trans isomerase family protein produces METNRIFRIGQIVPSSNVTMEREIPAMLHSRELVEPERFTFHSSRMRMKQVTKEELESMDRDSDRCAAELADAQVDVLGYACLVAIMSMGHGYHRVSEERLTSVVEKNGCYAPVVTSAGALVDGLRTLGVQRIALIAPYMKPLTQMVVDYLEREGIRVMSHLALEIPDNLEVGARDPNALRAIYRQLDLSDADAVVLSACVQMPSLAAIQAVQEECGKPVVSASVCTTYAMLKKLGLRTYVPNAGELLSGRY; encoded by the coding sequence ATGGAAACAAACAGAATATTTCGCATTGGCCAGATCGTCCCAAGTTCGAACGTGACAATGGAGCGGGAAATTCCGGCCATGCTGCATTCGCGGGAACTGGTCGAACCAGAACGCTTCACGTTCCACTCAAGCCGCATGCGCATGAAGCAGGTGACGAAGGAAGAGCTCGAATCGATGGATCGCGACTCAGACCGATGCGCGGCAGAGCTCGCGGACGCCCAGGTCGATGTGCTCGGATATGCCTGCCTCGTGGCCATCATGAGCATGGGCCACGGATACCATCGCGTTTCCGAAGAGAGACTGACCAGCGTCGTCGAGAAGAACGGGTGCTACGCGCCGGTCGTGACGAGCGCGGGAGCATTGGTGGATGGTCTGCGCACACTCGGCGTTCAGCGTATCGCGCTCATCGCGCCGTACATGAAGCCACTGACACAAATGGTTGTCGACTATCTCGAACGGGAAGGCATCCGGGTCATGAGCCATCTTGCACTTGAGATTCCCGACAACCTCGAGGTTGGAGCCCGCGACCCGAACGCACTACGGGCCATCTACAGGCAGCTCGATCTGTCAGATGCAGACGCGGTAGTTCTTTCCGCGTGTGTGCAAATGCCTTCCCTCGCCGCGATTCAGGCCGTACAGGAGGAATGCGGCAAGCCGGTTGTTTCAGCGTCGGTGTGCACTACCTATGCAATGTTGAAGAAGCTTGGCCTGCGCACATATGTCCCTAACGCAGGTGAATTGTTGTCGGGACGTTACTAG
- a CDS encoding fumarylacetoacetate hydrolase family protein, whose amino-acid sequence MRLVTYQDRAREQAARAGVLIDEYVVDIARLAAHDHADLPATMLDLIDAGPPALQLLRSLCDMHRYAWPVGVATLIDNVRLLAPIPKPRKNIFGIGLNYVDHVAESSRSLDTAREMPGKPVVFSKPPTSVIGQGDAIEHDSRITQQLDWEVELAVVIGRSAKRIDEAQAMSHVFGYTVINDISARDNRRAGQWIFSKGQDTYCPMGPCIVTADEIPDPHGLALSLTKNGRVMQQANTSQMYFRIPALIADIASAMTLEPGDIIATGTPAGVGAGRTPQEWMVPGDVLEAYVEGIGTLRNPVVAI is encoded by the coding sequence ATGCGTTTAGTAACCTATCAGGATCGAGCTCGTGAGCAGGCCGCACGGGCGGGCGTACTGATCGATGAGTACGTCGTCGATATTGCCAGACTCGCCGCCCATGATCACGCCGATCTTCCGGCGACCATGCTCGATCTGATCGACGCAGGGCCGCCCGCGCTCCAGCTTCTCCGAAGTCTTTGCGACATGCACAGGTACGCGTGGCCGGTCGGAGTCGCCACCTTGATCGACAATGTGAGGCTTTTGGCTCCTATCCCAAAGCCGCGCAAGAACATCTTCGGCATCGGACTGAATTACGTGGACCATGTCGCAGAGTCGAGCCGCAGCCTGGACACCGCCAGGGAAATGCCCGGCAAACCGGTCGTTTTCAGCAAGCCGCCAACCAGTGTCATCGGCCAGGGGGATGCGATCGAACACGATAGCCGGATTACCCAGCAGCTGGATTGGGAGGTTGAACTCGCCGTGGTGATCGGACGCAGCGCAAAACGCATCGATGAAGCGCAGGCGATGTCGCACGTTTTCGGCTACACGGTGATTAACGACATCAGCGCGCGGGACAATCGTCGCGCGGGGCAATGGATATTCTCGAAAGGTCAGGATACCTACTGTCCGATGGGACCGTGCATTGTGACCGCCGACGAGATCCCCGACCCCCATGGCCTTGCGCTGTCGCTCACGAAGAACGGACGCGTCATGCAGCAGGCCAACACCTCCCAGATGTATTTCAGGATTCCCGCGCTGATCGCCGACATTGCATCCGCGATGACGCTGGAACCCGGCGACATCATTGCGACGGGAACGCCTGCCGGCGTCGGCGCGGGACGCACCCCTCAGGAGTGGATGGTACCGGGTGACGTGCTGGAGGCCTACGTCGAAGGGATCGGCACGCTCCGCAATCCAGTTGTGGCGATTTAA
- a CDS encoding cupin domain-containing protein, with product MHDDNVAGRARVVDTPELTAYYAELARHEAGALWTVANDIEPWEPRSHAVPMHWSYEALRPLVLKSLELVKPEDAGRRVVMLTNPKRRDVSAAVGWLYTGIQVMKPGEAASAHRHMASALRFIIEGSGAYTIVDGERLTLRANDFVITPNGTWHEHGNDGGHSPCIWQDGLDIPLINALEANFYQVHPDLHQEVARPVNASNFKYGNIALKPLEPDWSKSYSPLLKFTWESTYEALRLYATATEGSPFDGLVMEYINPLTGGAVMPTMGAQMQMLRAGEATRAHRHTGNVIYHVAKGRGHSIIGGQRFDWKEHDIFCVPSWAWHEHANASSSDDACLFSFNDFPVMNSLAIYREEAYVPNDGHQII from the coding sequence ATGCATGACGACAACGTTGCCGGCCGCGCCCGTGTTGTCGACACGCCGGAACTTACCGCTTACTACGCCGAGCTGGCCAGGCACGAAGCCGGCGCACTGTGGACAGTAGCAAACGATATTGAACCGTGGGAGCCCAGGTCGCACGCAGTGCCGATGCATTGGAGCTACGAGGCCCTGAGACCCCTCGTCCTGAAATCGCTCGAACTGGTGAAACCCGAGGATGCCGGTCGCCGCGTGGTGATGCTGACCAACCCCAAACGTCGCGATGTCAGCGCGGCCGTTGGCTGGCTCTATACCGGCATCCAGGTGATGAAGCCGGGCGAGGCGGCGTCGGCGCATCGCCACATGGCTTCGGCGCTGCGCTTCATCATCGAGGGCAGCGGTGCATACACCATCGTCGATGGAGAACGCCTTACATTACGGGCGAACGACTTTGTCATCACGCCAAATGGAACCTGGCACGAGCACGGCAACGACGGCGGACACTCCCCATGCATCTGGCAGGATGGGCTAGACATCCCCTTGATCAACGCGCTTGAGGCAAATTTCTATCAGGTGCACCCCGACCTGCACCAGGAAGTCGCGCGGCCAGTGAACGCGTCCAACTTCAAATACGGCAATATCGCCCTCAAGCCGCTCGAGCCCGACTGGTCCAAATCGTATTCGCCACTGCTCAAATTCACCTGGGAGAGCACCTACGAGGCGCTGCGTCTTTATGCGACGGCAACGGAGGGCTCTCCTTTCGATGGCCTCGTCATGGAATACATCAACCCGCTCACCGGTGGTGCCGTCATGCCGACAATGGGCGCACAGATGCAGATGCTTCGGGCCGGAGAAGCAACGCGCGCTCACCGGCATACCGGCAACGTGATCTACCACGTAGCCAAGGGCCGCGGTCATTCGATCATCGGCGGCCAGCGGTTCGACTGGAAGGAGCACGACATCTTTTGCGTTCCCTCCTGGGCGTGGCACGAACACGCGAACGCGTCCTCCTCCGATGACGCCTGTCTCTTCTCCTTTAACGATTTCCCCGTCATGAACTCACTCGCGATCTATCGCGAGGAGGCTTACGTTCCAAACGACGGGCACCAGATCATTTAA
- a CDS encoding carbon-nitrogen hydrolase family protein: MKIYPNKFVAAAVQSAPVFLNADATVELACSLIAEVAREGTRLVAFPEAFVAGYPYWNWTMTPVEGSAWYERLYVNSIDVPGPHTDRLCAAARAANCFVVIGVNERGAHSYGTLYNTVLFIGADGRLLGRHRKLVPTWAEKLTWTGGDGSSLNVYDTEIGPLGALACGENTNTLARFSLLAQGELIHVANYIGLPVAPKDYDMVEAIKVRTAAHSFEGKLFSIVSCSSMSEEIIDCVAGDDAHARELLEREHSAFSGIFGPDGRLLTEPLIDREGIAYAEIDLMRCIQPKQMHDILGHYNRFDVFNLAVDKRPKQPIDIRELAGSRKTAAAETADLSAPLTDVSSPVQTREERHA; this comes from the coding sequence ATGAAAATCTACCCGAACAAATTCGTCGCGGCAGCCGTGCAGTCCGCCCCGGTTTTTCTCAATGCGGATGCAACTGTCGAGCTTGCATGCTCGCTGATCGCCGAAGTGGCGAGAGAAGGAACTCGCCTCGTTGCCTTTCCGGAAGCCTTCGTGGCGGGTTACCCGTACTGGAACTGGACGATGACTCCTGTCGAGGGGAGCGCCTGGTATGAGCGGCTTTACGTGAACTCAATCGATGTTCCGGGCCCCCACACCGACCGGCTGTGCGCTGCCGCCCGCGCCGCCAACTGCTTTGTCGTGATCGGCGTGAACGAACGGGGAGCTCACAGCTACGGGACACTCTACAACACTGTTCTGTTTATCGGCGCCGATGGACGCCTGCTGGGCCGCCATCGCAAGCTGGTGCCCACGTGGGCGGAAAAGCTGACATGGACAGGTGGCGACGGAAGTTCGCTCAACGTGTACGACACCGAGATTGGTCCCCTCGGCGCGCTGGCCTGCGGCGAGAACACCAATACGCTTGCACGCTTTTCGCTGCTTGCACAGGGTGAACTGATCCATGTCGCCAACTACATCGGGTTGCCCGTTGCCCCGAAGGATTACGACATGGTCGAAGCAATCAAGGTTCGAACAGCGGCACACTCGTTCGAGGGAAAGCTCTTCTCCATTGTGTCCTGCTCCAGCATGTCCGAAGAGATCATCGATTGCGTTGCCGGAGACGATGCCCACGCGCGCGAACTCCTGGAACGCGAGCACAGCGCATTCTCGGGAATCTTCGGACCGGACGGGCGGTTGCTAACCGAGCCCCTGATCGACCGGGAAGGAATTGCCTACGCGGAAATCGACCTCATGCGGTGCATCCAGCCCAAGCAGATGCATGACATTCTTGGTCACTACAACCGGTTTGACGTGTTCAATCTCGCCGTGGACAAGCGCCCGAAGCAGCCGATTGATATCCGGGAACTCGCCGGCTCGCGAAAGACCGCCGCCGCGGAGACCGCCGACCTGTCGGCGCCGCTCACGGACGTCAGCTCACCCGTTCAAACTCGCGAGGAACGCCATGCATGA
- a CDS encoding amino acid permease, with translation MSVQRNFSAIATREGDLEKRLTQPQLTMIAIGSAIGTGLFLGSGAAIQMAGPSVILSYAIGAVVALLLMGCLGEMVVAHPTTGSFGAYAEHYLGEWMGFLVRYAYWVSVVLVIGAEVTAISVYMKFWFPGSPGWLWVTLFSALLILVNASSVKIFGTAEYWFAIIKVIAIVAFILVGSYMIYRAPANSDIGFHNYLSQNGFFPKGLSGTWFAVVIAIFSFIGIEFIAVAAGEATHPQQAARSAFKSAFFRLFFFYIFTVALMVAIVPWQSAGTGQSPFVLVMQLLGVPFGASIMNFVVLTAALSAMNAQLYVATRMIFSLSRAGHAPAFLGKVNRNGSPLRSLIFSTFGVGFAAVCSIVVPQDSFLLMMSIAMFGALFAWFMIFVTHYRFRRIADRDDATLSFRIWGFPFLTIAGGVLMFCVMATTLLLPAFRMTLLTGIPLLVVLSVVFPFVKGRAVSRNLAKDTV, from the coding sequence ATGTCAGTACAACGAAATTTTAGTGCGATCGCCACACGGGAAGGCGACCTCGAAAAACGGCTGACGCAGCCCCAGTTAACAATGATCGCCATCGGAAGTGCAATCGGGACCGGGCTCTTTCTCGGTAGCGGTGCTGCGATCCAGATGGCGGGGCCGAGCGTCATTCTGAGCTATGCAATCGGCGCAGTCGTGGCACTACTTCTGATGGGTTGCCTCGGCGAAATGGTAGTAGCCCATCCCACGACCGGTTCATTCGGCGCCTACGCAGAACATTATCTCGGCGAATGGATGGGTTTTCTGGTTCGCTACGCTTACTGGGTGTCGGTCGTTCTGGTCATCGGGGCAGAAGTCACTGCAATTTCCGTCTATATGAAATTCTGGTTTCCCGGTTCGCCTGGGTGGCTCTGGGTCACCTTGTTCTCCGCGTTGCTGATCCTGGTAAATGCCAGCAGCGTCAAGATCTTCGGAACGGCCGAGTACTGGTTTGCAATTATCAAGGTCATCGCTATTGTCGCGTTCATTCTAGTGGGCAGCTACATGATTTACCGTGCGCCGGCCAATAGCGACATCGGCTTTCACAACTACCTTTCCCAGAATGGATTCTTCCCTAAAGGTCTGTCTGGAACGTGGTTCGCCGTAGTCATTGCGATATTCAGCTTCATAGGAATCGAATTCATCGCCGTCGCTGCGGGCGAAGCCACGCATCCTCAACAGGCAGCGCGCAGCGCATTCAAATCGGCATTTTTCAGACTGTTCTTTTTCTACATCTTTACGGTCGCGCTGATGGTTGCGATTGTCCCCTGGCAATCGGCCGGTACGGGCCAAAGTCCATTCGTTCTGGTCATGCAATTGCTTGGCGTTCCTTTTGGCGCAAGCATCATGAATTTCGTCGTTCTGACCGCGGCCCTATCCGCAATGAACGCTCAACTTTACGTGGCAACGCGCATGATTTTCAGCCTGTCCCGCGCAGGCCACGCTCCAGCTTTTCTCGGCAAGGTGAACAGGAATGGTAGTCCCTTGAGGTCGCTCATTTTCTCGACCTTCGGCGTCGGATTCGCGGCGGTTTGCAGCATCGTCGTTCCCCAAGACTCGTTCCTGCTGATGATGTCCATCGCCATGTTTGGCGCGCTGTTCGCCTGGTTCATGATTTTTGTCACGCATTACCGCTTCCGGCGCATTGCCGATAGAGACGACGCGACACTCAGCTTCCGGATCTGGGGGTTTCCGTTCCTGACCATCGCTGGTGGCGTGCTGATGTTTTGCGTGATGGCAACAACACTGCTCCTGCCCGCGTTCCGCATGACGTTGCTCACCGGCATACCTCTTCTCGTCGTCCTGAGCGTGGTGTTCCCGTTCGTTAAAGGACGCGCCGTCTCCCGCAATCTCGCAAAGGATACCGTATGA
- the kynU gene encoding kynureninase yields MGNPDRTGRLMNPPLTDRSAMPEDNTLANTRERFHIPDGVRYFDGNSLGLMPKVVQLHASNVITHEWGNGLISSWHSAEWRTLPQRAGAKLAALIGARPDEVVACDSTSVNLFKVLVSAVRLRPGRRKIVTDADAFPTDLYIVDQVARLFGLTVDAVPAKEIPSRLDDQVAAVVLTHVDYRSAEIYNMEEFTRATHDAGALIVWDLSHTAGAVPCDLDKSGADFAVGCGYKYLNGGPGAPAYLYVAARHVSACEQPLAGWFGHARPFDFAQKYAPAEGTDRFLCGTNPVIGLSVLSRALDIFEGVSIDDIRGKSLQLTQLFIDSADRQLATHGFVVASPRDPAIRGSHVSLRHTQGYAVMQELSRRKIIGDFRMPDYMRFGFAPLYNTEDEVHQLVDAIDGIMKERAWDKPEYQQRRDFT; encoded by the coding sequence TTGGGCAATCCGGACCGTACTGGGCGCCTGATGAACCCCCCTCTTACAGACAGGTCTGCAATGCCTGAAGACAATACGCTCGCCAATACACGCGAACGATTCCACATCCCCGACGGCGTACGATATTTCGACGGCAACTCATTAGGGTTGATGCCGAAGGTGGTCCAGCTTCACGCGTCAAATGTCATTACCCATGAATGGGGCAACGGGCTGATCAGTTCGTGGCACAGCGCCGAATGGAGGACGCTGCCGCAGCGGGCTGGTGCAAAACTCGCGGCGCTGATCGGTGCACGCCCCGACGAAGTGGTCGCGTGTGACTCCACGTCGGTCAACCTGTTCAAGGTGCTGGTAAGCGCGGTGCGGCTCAGACCCGGCAGAAGGAAAATCGTCACGGATGCGGACGCGTTTCCGACCGATCTCTACATCGTGGACCAGGTGGCGCGCCTGTTCGGACTGACGGTAGACGCCGTTCCCGCCAAGGAGATTCCTTCGCGACTCGACGACCAGGTGGCAGCGGTAGTCCTGACACACGTCGACTACCGCAGCGCCGAAATCTACAACATGGAGGAATTCACACGTGCCACGCATGACGCCGGCGCGCTGATCGTCTGGGATCTGTCCCACACTGCCGGGGCCGTACCCTGCGATCTCGACAAAAGCGGGGCCGATTTCGCGGTCGGCTGCGGCTATAAATACCTGAATGGCGGCCCCGGCGCCCCTGCTTACCTCTATGTAGCAGCCCGCCATGTCAGCGCCTGCGAGCAGCCTCTCGCCGGATGGTTCGGCCACGCCCGCCCGTTCGATTTCGCGCAGAAATACGCACCGGCTGAAGGCACTGATCGCTTCCTGTGCGGCACCAACCCGGTCATCGGCCTTTCGGTCCTGTCGCGCGCACTGGACATTTTCGAAGGTGTCTCAATCGACGATATCCGCGGCAAGAGTCTGCAATTGACGCAGCTATTTATCGATAGCGCCGACCGGCAGCTTGCAACACACGGCTTTGTCGTAGCGTCGCCTCGCGACCCCGCCATTCGGGGCAGTCATGTTTCGCTGCGCCACACGCAGGGTTATGCAGTCATGCAGGAACTCTCACGCCGCAAAATCATTGGCGACTTCCGCATGCCTGATTACATGCGATTCGGATTCGCCCCGCTCTACAACACCGAGGACGAAGTTCATCAGCTTGTCGACGCAATCGACGGAATCATGAAAGAACGTGCGTGGGATAAGCCGGAATATCAGCAAAGACGGGATTTCACCTAG
- a CDS encoding tryptophan 2,3-dioxygenase, translating to MTTLRKRVIPEVRDPVLELSLVRNVDISTDESREETVKTTAGEPLVAFGGKSNPFIDYHRNDLLLSIQHMRSEGHDEMVFILMTQCKELTFKALHYEAYNMQLRIKADDVAGALALVPRIKRLFEYLVKTWDVLSTITTSGFNEFRDCLGVSSGQQSYMYRHVEFILGNKSVRLSQAHANNPDVYPQLKAALDSPSLYDDVLALLKRRGITVPDAALSRNWSETYASNPEVEKAWLEVYADPTPDNDLYQLGEGLIEIADLFSQYRWRHFTSVERILGFKPGTGGSAGVGWLKHVVEHRFFPELWAIRTVLGA from the coding sequence ATGACTACATTGCGCAAGCGTGTCATCCCCGAGGTCCGCGACCCTGTACTTGAGTTGTCGCTCGTCCGGAACGTGGATATCTCCACGGACGAGAGCCGCGAGGAAACCGTCAAGACAACGGCAGGCGAACCGCTGGTCGCATTTGGCGGGAAGAGCAATCCGTTCATCGATTACCACCGCAACGATCTGTTGCTCAGCATCCAGCACATGCGCAGCGAAGGTCACGATGAAATGGTCTTCATTCTGATGACGCAATGCAAGGAGCTCACCTTCAAGGCGCTTCACTACGAAGCCTACAACATGCAACTGCGCATCAAGGCAGACGACGTCGCCGGTGCGCTCGCGCTCGTCCCGCGAATCAAGCGACTCTTCGAGTATCTCGTCAAAACCTGGGATGTACTGTCGACGATCACAACGAGCGGATTCAACGAATTCCGTGACTGCCTCGGCGTTTCCTCCGGCCAGCAATCGTACATGTACCGGCACGTCGAATTCATCCTCGGCAACAAGTCGGTGCGGCTCTCCCAGGCACACGCAAACAATCCGGACGTCTACCCTCAGCTCAAGGCGGCACTCGACTCGCCCAGCCTGTACGACGACGTGCTTGCCCTGCTGAAGCGCAGGGGCATTACCGTTCCGGACGCTGCACTGAGCCGGAACTGGTCCGAGACATATGCTTCGAATCCCGAGGTCGAAAAGGCGTGGCTCGAAGTCTATGCGGACCCCACACCGGACAACGACCTCTACCAACTCGGCGAAGGGTTGATCGAAATTGCCGATCTTTTCTCACAATATCGCTGGCGCCACTTTACGTCCGTCGAACGCATTCTTGGCTTCAAGCCCGGGACCGGCGGATCGGCCGGCGTTGGCTGGCTCAAACACGTGGTTGAGCACCGATTCTTCCCCGAACTTTGGGCAATCCGGACCGTACTGGGCGCCTGA
- a CDS encoding alpha/beta hydrolase codes for MWKTLTPEDLDKAYSPSSVAANYREVVANYGESSHRTLARAKSLRLNYGETPDEYVILFESPGRVADSLLVFFHGGYWQDLSAEDSCFPADSLLSSGIAYAAVNYTLAPHASVGTIVAQSAKALKKLASSRPDTRIVIAGSSAGAHLAAMLISTDWQRCGLKTAPFHGAVLLSGVYDLRPLVTTYINEPLGLDIQSATAVSPLFSTAYATVPTVVCWGEHETGEFKRQSREYASQLTRAGASVSCYEVPGRNHFDILFDLTDPATRLGAETIELLLGEKS; via the coding sequence ATGTGGAAGACCCTAACACCTGAAGATCTGGACAAAGCGTATTCGCCGAGTTCAGTCGCCGCAAATTATCGCGAGGTCGTCGCGAACTACGGAGAGAGCAGCCACCGTACGCTGGCCCGCGCAAAGTCGCTGCGTCTGAACTATGGCGAGACACCTGACGAATACGTCATTCTGTTCGAGTCGCCGGGGCGGGTTGCCGATTCGCTACTTGTCTTCTTTCACGGGGGATACTGGCAGGATCTGTCCGCGGAAGACTCCTGTTTTCCCGCTGATTCACTGCTGTCCAGCGGCATTGCTTACGCCGCCGTGAACTACACGCTGGCACCGCATGCGTCCGTCGGCACAATCGTCGCGCAAAGTGCAAAAGCGCTGAAGAAGCTCGCCAGTTCAAGGCCCGACACCCGGATTGTCATCGCAGGAAGCTCCGCTGGAGCTCATCTGGCGGCAATGCTGATCTCGACCGACTGGCAAAGGTGCGGACTGAAGACCGCACCCTTCCATGGGGCTGTGCTGCTATCCGGCGTCTATGACCTGCGCCCCCTCGTAACGACGTACATCAACGAGCCGCTAGGGCTGGACATTCAGAGCGCCACGGCCGTCAGCCCTCTGTTCTCGACGGCCTACGCAACGGTTCCCACCGTGGTGTGCTGGGGCGAACATGAAACAGGCGAATTCAAACGTCAAAGCCGCGAATACGCTTCCCAGCTCACGCGGGCAGGCGCGTCCGTGTCCTGTTACGAAGTGCCCGGCAGAAACCATTTCGACATTCTTTTCGATCTGACAGATCCGGCTACCCGACTCGGCGCCGAAACCATCGAACTACTACTTGGAGAGAAATCATGA
- a CDS encoding Lrp/AsnC family transcriptional regulator encodes MDQLLSSADRDILACLQADPRISMSALAEKTNSSVSPCWRRVKRMEEVGIIDGYGLLLNRKALGLGIDAFVFVKITSHHERDAVEFEHALDAIDQVLSCYILSGEEDYLLRVVATDLDAFANFSRKVLAALPHVREVRSAFVMHTIKESHRLPLPG; translated from the coding sequence ATGGACCAGCTTCTGTCTTCTGCGGATCGGGACATCCTTGCCTGCCTGCAGGCGGACCCGCGCATATCGATGTCTGCACTTGCTGAGAAGACGAACAGCTCAGTATCGCCATGCTGGCGGCGTGTGAAGCGCATGGAAGAGGTCGGCATAATTGACGGCTACGGCCTGCTGCTAAACCGCAAGGCCCTTGGCTTGGGCATAGATGCGTTTGTGTTTGTGAAGATAACGTCTCATCACGAGCGAGATGCGGTGGAGTTCGAGCACGCTCTTGACGCCATCGATCAGGTTTTGTCCTGTTACATCCTGTCGGGCGAGGAAGACTATCTGTTACGGGTAGTAGCAACAGATCTTGATGCGTTCGCCAATTTCAGTCGGAAGGTGCTTGCGGCGTTGCCGCATGTGCGGGAGGTCCGCAGCGCATTCGTCATGCATACAATCAAGGAGTCACATCGATTGCCTTTGCCGGGATGA
- the ybgF gene encoding tol-pal system protein YbgF, giving the protein MTHRFSWLRFAAAACVAGMAFAAVPAHAGIFDDDQARQAILDLRSKTDSLSSQLSAAQRTILDQSNRLDQLNQQVATLRGQNEDMGNQLATLQKQQKDYYTDLDTRLKKFEPQQQTVDGVQGEVQPGETESFNAASQQFRNGDFKNAAASFRTFISKFPNSPYQPTAQYWLGNALYALRDYKGSTATWQGVVKNYPQHPRAPEALLAIANNQLEQGQKAAARKTLEQIVAQYGGSDVAQSAQSKLSQIK; this is encoded by the coding sequence ATGACGCATCGTTTCTCCTGGCTGCGGTTTGCCGCAGCGGCCTGCGTCGCGGGCATGGCCTTCGCGGCCGTGCCCGCGCATGCGGGCATCTTCGACGACGATCAGGCCCGTCAGGCCATTCTCGATCTGCGTTCGAAGACAGATAGCCTGTCGAGTCAGTTGTCGGCCGCGCAACGCACGATCCTCGATCAGTCCAACCGTCTCGACCAGTTGAATCAGCAGGTCGCTACGCTGCGTGGGCAGAACGAGGACATGGGCAATCAGCTCGCCACGCTGCAGAAGCAGCAAAAGGACTACTACACCGATCTGGACACGCGCCTGAAGAAATTCGAGCCGCAGCAGCAAACGGTGGACGGCGTCCAGGGCGAGGTGCAGCCGGGTGAGACCGAGTCGTTCAACGCGGCTTCGCAGCAGTTCCGCAACGGCGACTTCAAGAATGCGGCGGCGTCGTTCCGCACCTTCATCTCCAAGTTCCCGAACAGCCCTTACCAGCCGACCGCGCAGTACTGGCTGGGCAACGCGTTGTACGCGCTGCGCGACTACAAGGGCTCGACGGCGACCTGGCAAGGTGTGGTGAAGAACTATCCGCAGCATCCGCGTGCGCCGGAAGCGCTGCTCGCGATTGCGAACAATCAGCTCGAGCAAGGTCAGAAGGCCGCGGCCCGCAAGACGCTGGAGCAGATCGTCGCGCAGTACGGCGGCTCGGACGTCGCGCAATCGGCTCAGAGCAAGCTGTCGCAGATCAAGTAG